The Oryzias latipes chromosome 16, ASM223467v1 genome includes a region encoding these proteins:
- the pnisr gene encoding arginine/serine-rich protein PNISR, with product MWDQGGQPWPQWPLSQQQWMQSFQHQHDPGQVDWAALAQAWIAQKESTGPPQHNVQPNGQDIPSVEPPVGQSNHGTFQGEPPFSRAWQPEWGIHGQPPQPPPPPPPDQAWIPPVSAPIDVVNPREDSSSQDGVEFNSETHHGVYPPQNSHGYGAQPESFTVAPMAMNQFDYQHGAASSFTPTPSGFPSQYWQGPSQNRREARPPGFRERPRSPIQLPVKAEVPAPLDAVKRRTLPAWIREGLEKMDREKQRKLERERMEKERAEMAKDTSKAHNADEAGDGPRMPRRSKFDSDDEGNEDVEKEEKPPVKREFAVRSPSPPAEDSEPELTEDLKEEVLMGITKTLLTEILLGVTNEEILSVARETHRKATRAPAKQLAQSSALASLTGLSGLGDYGSDESEDEDVVQGSESSDTDDEELHHRIQEKQDAFRRKEREMQQLQDKQAQEALLAREEMVKERLSKERGDYDEGHSDNPHKQEVKDREAEAGADRRRSRSEREGSEVKHSGRAKDQAGRGRSDSPANGQSSSSRSTSSRSSSPSSSSSSSSTSSSRSSSRSSSPPRKRRRSRSSSPRKARRRSRSRSTHRHRSEKGRGRRRDSAERSGRHKKDRSDSRERRRGRSRSRSRSRGRGRARDSRSRSRDRGRDKDRKRSRECRDSSQSRSSKHKQRASSKDRDKRRERSRSQDKKKRDRDAEKKKEKPKAREKEKGSSAGAEENGKSKKKKESDSRTDSQRDKLSLQDSKSSKKGSSKASKRHSDSDSSRSPTPEVSKEKKSKKSKRSRSRSTEKSHKSGKKASRKHKSKSRSRSASPPRRSRR from the exons ATGTGGGACCAAGGAGGACAGCCTTGGCCACAGTGGCCTCTGAGCcaacagcagtggatgcagtctTTCCAGCATCAGCACGATCCAG GTCAAGTTGACTGGGCTGCTCTGGCCCAGGCTTGGATAGCCCAGAAGGAATCAACAGGACCTCCACAGCATAACGTTCAGCCCAACGGCCAGGACATCCCGAGCGTTGAACCACCTGTTGGGCAGAGTAACCATGGAACCTTTCAGGGGGAACCACCGTTCAGCCGAGCGTGGCAGCCAG AGTGGGGAATCCATGGTCAGCCCCCGCAGCCCCCGCCTCCCCCGCCCCCGGACCAGGCCTGGATCCCCCCAGTGTCTGCACCGATCGATGTGGTAAACCCCAGAGAGGACAGCAGCAGCCAGGACGGCGTGGAGTTCAACTCAGAAACCCACCACGGGGTTTACCCCCCCCAGAACAGCCATGGGTACGGGGCACAGCCCGAAAGCTTCACCGTGGCCCCCATGGCCATGAACCAGTTTGACTATCAG CACGGAGCTGCATCGTCCTTCACCCCCACTCCCTCAGGTTTTCCGTCCCAATACTGGCAAGGACCTTCGCAGAACAGGCGAGAAGCTCGACCCCCCGGCTTTAGAGAGCGGCCCAGATCCCCCATCCAGCTGCCCGTCAAAGCGGAGGTCCCAGCACCGCTTG ATGCAGTGAAAAGACGCACCCTTCCAGCCTGGATCAGAGAGGGCCTTGAAAAGATGGACCGGGAGAAGCAGAGGAAGCTGGAGCGGGAGCGAATGGAGAAGGAACGGGCAGAAATGGCAAAGGACACAAGCAAAGCGCACAACGCTGATGAAGCAGGAGACGGGCCGCGCATGCCACGCAGAAGCAAATTT GACAGTGATGATGAGGGAAATGAAGACGTGGAGAAAGAGGAAAAGCCCCCCGTGAAAAGAGAATTTGCTGTGCGCTCACCGTCCCCTCCTGCAGAGGACAGTGAACCGGAACTGACTGAGGACTTGAAGGAAGAAGTGCTG ATGGGCATCACCAAAACCCTCCTGACAGAAATCCTGCTTGGAGTCACGAACGAAGAGATTCTGAGCGTGGCCCGAGAGACGCACAGGAAAGCCACCCGAG CACCTGCAAAACAGCTGGCACAGTCAAGTGCACTGGCTTCTCTGACCGGCCTCA GCGGCCTCGGCGACTACGGGTCCGATGAAAGCGAGGACGAGGACGTCGTCCAGGGTTCTGAGTCCTCGGATACAGACGATGAAGAGTTGCACCACAGGATCCAAGAGAAGCAGGATGCTTTCCGCCGCAAGGAGCGAGAGATGCAGCAACTTCAGGACAAACAAGCACAAGAGGCTCTTCTAGCCCGTG AGGAGATGGTGAAGGAAAGATTAAGCAAGGAAAGGGGGGACTATGATGAGGGCCATTCAGACAACccacacaaacaggaagtgaaggacAGGGAGGCTGAGGCCGGGGCAGACAGGCGTAGGTCCCGCAGTGAGAGGGAGGGCAGTGAGGTGAAGCACTCGGGCAGGGCAAAGGATCAGGCCGGCCGAGGCAGAAGCGATTCTCCGGCCAACGGCCAAAGCAGCAGCTCCCGCTCCACCTCCAGCCGCAGCAGCTCGCCGTCTTCCTCTTCGTCCTCTTCTTCCACATCGTCCTCTCGTAGCTCATCGCGTTCTTCCTCTCCACCGAGGAAGAGGAGACGGAGTCGGTCCTCTTCCCCCCGCAAGGCTCGCCGCCGCAGTCGGAGCCGCAGCACGCACAGGCATCGCAGTGAGAAGGGGAGGGGCAGGAGGCGGGACAGCGCCGAGCGCTCAGGGCGCCACAAGAAAGACCGCAGTGACTCCAGGGAGCGCAGGAGGGGAAGGAGCAGGTCCAGGTCTAGATCCAGAGGCAGGGGCAGGGCCAGAGACAGCCGCAGCCGCAGCAGAGACAGGGGGAGGGACAAGgacaggaagaggagcagggagTGCAGGGACAGCAGCCAGAGCCGCAGCAGCAAGCACAAGCAGAGGGCCTCCAGCAAAGACAGGGAcaagaggagggagaggagtcGAAGCCAGGACAAGAAAAAGAGGGACAGGgatgcagagaaaaagaaggagaagcCCAAGGCTAGAGAGAAGGAAAAGGGAAGCTCCGCGGGCGCAGAGGAAAACggtaaatcaaagaaaaagaaagagagcgACTCGCGCACAGACTCGCAACGAGACAAGTTGTCTCTGCAAGACAGCAAGTCCAGCAAGAAGGGCTCCAGCAAGGCTAGTAAGAGGCACTCAGACTCTGATTCCAGTAGATCCCCCACCCCGGAAGttagcaaagaaaagaaatctaaGAAATCCAAACGTAGTCGTTCAAGGTCGACGGAAAAATCTCACAAGTCTGGTAAGAAGGCAAGCCGCAAACACAAGTCTAAGTCGCGATCAAG GTCAGCCTCCCCTCCCCGTCGTAGCAGACGCTGA